From the Juglans microcarpa x Juglans regia isolate MS1-56 chromosome 3D, Jm3101_v1.0, whole genome shotgun sequence genome, the window atattaataacattttattgcctaataaattcttaacatattcattttgataaaacataatacattagtaatactaatatatattagtatattaatgtatattggtatattaattacattttataccataatactaatattattaaaatcgGAAAATCGGATTGAAACGGTAAAACTGGATGTACTAGTTTAGAAGGGTAACTGGTGCGTAAtcagtttttgaaaatataaaaccgaTGCATATTGATTCGGTCTTAAactttgtccaaaaccggatcgATTATACCCTTATTTCAAACCGACCTACTCCCAAAGTTTAAGTAGAGATATTTCCCTGGGGGAGGGGGGTAAGTAGGTAAATAATAAGAATTGGAATCAACACGCACTAACGAAGTGGTCGAATGTAATTTACCTCCCGAGTGTAGAATAACTCTTGATTAACTCAGTCTCTCTCTTACTTTGGTGGGACAATGAacaactttcatttcatgtcaaatGCGACATTCATGAatggcattatatatatatatatatatatatataacggtACTTCTACTCATGTACGTGACTACAATTTTGGAATGTATTGTTGAAAAACTATATACATGATTACAAGGAGTCTCAAAACTTGAGTATCAATTAATAAGTGAACACTTTTTTCTTCTACCTCGGGTACGTAGATTTTTGTCAGTAAAGGAGATGAAAAAACAGTAACCTGATTACGATCAAGTACAATCATGTAGTATTCTAGATGCTTGAGCTCGTTGTTCATCACTCAATTCTGTGGGAAACTCAACTAGAAACTTGATTCGAAGATCACCTCTCCTTCCTTGTTCTCTAGGGTTAGGCATACCTTGGCCCCGAATGACCTTTTCGTAGCCCGGATATATGATATCATCAAACGACAATGTCATCTTTTCCCCTCCTAATAGAGGAATTGGGATTGAACATCCTGTGAGCGCATTCACTAGAGGGATCTCAACTCCTATTTCCAGATCGAAACCTTCCGTCGTAAATAATGGGTGGTCTCTTTCATCTATCACGAAGATTATATCAGCAGGAAGGTAGCCTGGTTTCTCATCACCCTTTCCCTCAAATGTAACCTTTGTTCCTTTCTTCCATCCTGGCTTTACTTGTATCTTCAATATCTCCTCTTCTTGGATAATCATCCTGCCATATTTTAGTACATTGTTTTAAGAAACATAGAGTGCAACAAAATATGTTTCGACTTTGGTTTCTATTGTTCTTAGAAtgatcgagaaaaaaaaaaaggcaaatctTGTAtgtgaaaatagaagaaaaaaaataaaataaaacaaaaggagaaagaattGAAGATAGGGAAAGATCTAACAAACCCAGTATTGGTGATGGCATCTCTTGtgatcttgatcttcttgagACATCCTTCACACAACTCCTCAAGCGTGCACTCGAGCTTCATCTCAACTGGAGGTGGTTTTCTTCGTGCAGCTGATTGCGAGAATATGATGGGGGTGGTGCCCCTTCGGCTCGTATCTCTTGATAGAGAAGGAGGCTTTTCTGTTTCTATGTAACTCATCTTTCCTAATAGAGATGCTTCCGTTTCCGAGCTGGTCCTTCTCGAATTTCTCGAGAACAAGAGTGTAGGTATTTCAGTTTCTGAGGACCCCCTTCTGCTCATGCTTCTTGATAGTGGGGTGGTGCATCTCCGGCGGCTTGAACTGTGGCTTGATGAGCGCAGGCTTGGCGTCGGCGTTTTGCTTCTTCTACTTGAACTCCTCGAGAATAAGGAAGCGTGGCGTGTGAAGAACGTACCATCGTCATTTTGATAATGACTGGAACCTGCAGGTGTTGTTGGGTCATTGCTGCTTGTAGTTTCTTCCTCCGTTTCTCCATTGAGGACCTAAAGAAAAGCCCGAACAACGTTACAAAAACAATGATCCTAATTTCTTATCTTAAATATATGGAGAGAAtacattttctttgagaattgagaccttatatataaatatatatatatatatatatataaattgacaaATGTTACCATAAAGCTCGGgatctaaaaaaaatgatgatcgTGATGATCATATCGTTCTTTCCAGGATAAACAATCCGTTTGATAATTTTTCGTTCAAGTAAACTGAGAGTATTGATAATTCGTATCATTGTAGAATCTATCAGAAGTAGCCTTGTGTACGTGTGCTTACCTTGTGCCATTCATCGGGGGAAATGGATTTGGATTCTGTTTCGATTTTGTTCTTCGGGCTCTTGTCGGGATTCGATTTCGTGAAAAGGACCTTGTATGCCTTGCATATATCTTTCGGTATTTCGAGGATGCTGTAAAAATCAGTCATCGCCGAACGTGGAGGATCTCCCATgaacagggagagagagagagagagagagatggccgGAAAGGATGAACGGAAATGGTTAGTATATTGCAAAGAGAAATTGCAGGAGGTTAAACATGAGGAAGCGCATCTCTAGGGGCTTTTATAAGGCAAAATCTGTTCGTTGTGAGAGGAACATGAGATCGGGTCATCTTGTTTCTTGATTTATACAGCTCTGCTATTTTTAGACTTTCTTAAATTCATCCATCTGTTCTTATGTCATTCGTGTTTGACAAACAaaaccattatttatttatttgattacaTGTTTCTTCTTCCACCAAGTTTTTTAACATACACAAAGTAGTCTCATCATTTTTCACGTgaacaaattaatttattatataataaagtagTAGTTTGAGGAGTAAAGTGACAACTCTATTTTGATGATTGTattgtaaaataagaaaacttgCTGACCAGTTGGGCTACTAAGTCCCTAAAAATAGCCCACCAATTAGAAAGCGGACATGTCCgcatttcatctttatttttatggtaCTGCATCTCAcctgattttttgttttctattcaTCTTTGTTCTCTCTTTCATCTAGGAGAATTTTTGCGAATTAGAACCCCCCCTGGGGACGTGAATACCACTCCCCTCGCGACGATGTTGCAAATACCACCCCCCCTCGCGATCGTGGCAAGGCGATGAATAACAACAGCCCCAACCCTAGCCCCAGCCCCTGCAATCGTGGCTTTGGAGACTGACAGCCCCAACCCCTTCTCGCGACAGATCCAGATACCCTAGAATGGttcaatttttctctccctcaagattcttcttcttcgattCTCTCTTCATATCATTCACTACTTTTGGTTAGAACATTCTCCAGATGAAAATTGCTACAACCCCAGTCGGTAACTTACGATTTCGCACCAAAAAGACCCAAACAAGCTTTCAGGTGCCATTAGGTAccaataatttacaattaatttgcGCTTCCCGTCAATAATGAAAATTGATAAATCAAATTCCTTGAAACGAGATTAAGAAGAGAAATCCTATAGAAaagaatacttaaaaaaaaatgaaattgagaaatttcgaagacagagagagattattgagagagaaagatgagaaataCATCGCACGAGTCAAGCACCATTACTATCTGAGTCTTTGTCACTGTATGAAAGTGCGAGACACACGGCAGGGACGAAGACGAAGAAATTACAATTGTGGCAGGGCTAATCGTGTGTGGCTGCAACTATTTTACTTTTGGTGTAAATTGTGACGTAGTTGCTTTTGATTGGAGCGGACCGCTTAGAAGCGGTTTTGTTGTAAAATTAGTTATACTTGTGAAATTATCATTTGGAACATTTAAACTAATTggaagatatatattttattttttatatttatgtttttaacacTCCCCTCAAGAGTAGCCCAGACTCTCACTTGATGAGTAAACTcaacacgtaaaatatttaatcgTGAACTGTACAGTCTAGATATTCAATACGTTTATTTTACTAGCacgtgaaatcaccacttgtttaaaaaatttaaactttgaaGAAATGAGAATTGTAGTTTAATCTCACTTCTTTTTATTATCCTTTTCTCACttgtttaatgttttattattcatcTCTATTCCATGatgtaaaataataaaccaaatttattttatttttactttttctcctTGAGTAGTGCAACAGCCACGAGTTGGTCCcgataaagaacaaaaaagattttatttattttttcttcatttttgtatattcttaaatatttttaaaaaaactcacaaaaccattaaaaaatactttcttaatcaccaaataaaaataaaaaaatgtattgggACAAATCCTCGGGTGATTTAGCATTTACGTTTCTCCGTATCAATTTGAGGCACCCAAGACACGGGAAATGGGCTAAGTTCCCTCTCGTGCCTCCTGCTGGCCATGGGAAATGGCCCATTTGTTTTCTTGTTAGCCAAGGAAAATACGAAGGGGTTTGCTCGCCCTAACCTTACGGAAACCATAACGCCAAACAACGTTCTCTccctttcctccattttctcacTTACCAAGCATAAGTGAGAAAAGCTATATGTTCATTGCATGGCTTCCGATGAAGAAAGCGAGAATACCGCTAATCCGTCCTGGTAAGCATCTGATCTACGTTCCTCGGTACTTCAAATGGTGTTACTTATTTATAGTATATATGTAATGTGTGGCTTGGGGAAGTAAAAGCTccagttttatatatttaattgtcTACTTTAACCGGAAACAATAATAAACAtacattttgaaattaaaaaatatttgtctttttttttttttttgaagaccAAGTAgagtcttatttatttatttttattttttctggttgTGGAATATGAAAAGTTCATTTTAAATAACATCTAATATTTTGTCAAGGGTGTGGTAACTTCCAATTAGGAAACACaaacattaatataatttatgtcTTGCAACATCAGTACACTAGTGTTTATACTTTTGTCAAGTTATTTTTACTTGGTAAAGCACgtaattgaaagttgaatattgTTTCGAAACTCTAAAGGCTGCGTTTGGTTCCTAAACTCAattgagttcagtctaattttaaactgagtctaatatctaaatacttaactctgaaattactaaattcatctcaactcaaaaccttcttatacGTGagattcacaatattttttcaacttaaaacatcatTATACATAGgatccacaatcttttttaattttctataaaaaatattaaattcatcttaacatctaaatacattttaaactcaatttagatagATTGACATAACTCATTTTACTacttaatttattactatttataaagaactcaactctattgaattcaactcaatatctaaacacaatcTAAAAGAGCTGAGAACCATGGGACTGCTACCCCCGTCGTTTAGCTACTTTCTGGCAGAAACCTTGGGGGATGTGGCAACGACTATCAATATCCTCCATTAATTGTCGTTTCGACTACTTTCTTATTAGATATGCTTTATCAGTAAATCTTCTTATTCGGTATTGTTTATAAAGTagcattatcattattattattatcattattttgaaGTTACTCCTTTTGCAGaagaaaaatctaatattgagtGTGCATCTTCTTGATGCCAAGCATGTTTTTCTCTGATGTTCAGTACTTTCATTTCTGCTGCAGATTTGGCTCAAAATCGCTATTTTGAGTatgaatcttttattttattggctACTTGAGATACCCTGAATATTGGTGGCGACCAGagtacataaaatttataatgtaAGCTAAATACAGCGTTTGAacgttgaactgaattgagttgatatgataaaatattattagaatattatttattaatattattattattttaagatttgaaaaagttaaattatttattatattttgtattgagatttgaaaaaattataataatgagttgagatgaatttactTACGAGAAGAAGTAAAGCTATAAAGAGGTACCACACATAGACGTGGTACATTAATAATATGCCACAATTCTAATTTCCGCAATTCTATGGCACATCCTGGCAACAAGGTTAGATTCTGACTTTCTAGTCACCCACTATGAATAGCTTACTGGTTCACCCTACTCTTCAAGAACCATTTCTATTTAGGCAAATAGCTTTCTCGTGTCAAGTCTCTAATAAGATCGTAACTTATTTACTTGGAGTTGGCAGGATTTGGTGCATAGGCAGCAATTCTACTTCTGGATGAACTATAAGAATAACAGGCTGAAACACATTATAGCAAAGTCTCAACTTCAAGCTGCTGCTGCAACCCCAGCTTCTGTTCCTCCACATTAATGGAGGGCACGGGGGGGTGGGGTAAGAGCtaatctttgattttctttgtttGAAGCAGGGTATTCAAGTATCTTTGAAGGCAGTAAACTCGCCATATTCTCAACAGGTTGTTTGGatactaaaatcatttcatctcatctcgtcattataactttattaaattttcaaataaaatacaataaataatttaatttttttaaattcaaaaataaaaataatattttaataatattttatttaactcatctcatttcaatcaCTGTACAAACATCAACTATCGCATGAAAAAAGTTGCCCAAAACATAAAGGTCATACAATGCCAAAAGTACATTGGAAAATCACATAACTAGTGAAAAGTGAAGTTATCGATGAAACAAGGCCTTGAAACCAATTCCATCTTTTCCCTTTTTGCCCTTTCTCTATCTTATCTTTGCATCTTGTATTGTAGTCGCACAGTCGGGAATTGTATTGCTGTCAAGTATGTTTCCTGACATAGATATGTTGTTTTGTGTTATGTCCAGAAAATGAATGATACAAACTTTAGTCCCTGACTCCCTGCATGCATTTGTCATAACTAGTATATTAACCATTAAGTATTGgaactatttttaaaataatatatataatatttattattaataatattttagagatttatttttgaaagttatgaattattttagaaagagagaaattaaaaaaagtttataagcTATTGCTTATGGTTACAACACTTTGGGTCTATATGTGCACTATAAGCCATTACTTGGCTTAACGGTATAGAGTTTCTGAATTTATTTCATGGGATTGGGTTCGAGTCATGCCTCCCTCAAAGGAGAGgttttttgttgatttatgtAGAGTATGCTCTACGTAGGCCGCATGACTCATGCGTTGTAATTAGGAGTGGTAATATgtaacacgacccgttaacccaacacaaacacgacacgataaaagcagGTTAGGGTTTACCCTTAATGGGTTCAAGTCAAAAAGGGTTGACtcgttaagacacgatagcttaacgagttgataacgggtcaacccgttataacccgttatgacctgttaaaaaagttaaagttacaattatacctttatacctaaaaaataaaattgttgggattttaatttcgatatttttattgtttggattgtaattttggacttgtagttagttttatactttttatagatattgtgattttaatatttatataaaattatgctaaacttaactagataaaataggttaattttgggtttgttttaatccatttacataaacgggtcaaaacgggttgacacgatacgacccgttatgttaatgggtcgtgttagggtttgagattttgacacaataagcttaacgggtcgggttagggtagacctatatagtataatatacatgtcttgacacgacacgaatacGATctgttaacacgatttgacacccctacttGTAACGCATGAAAGGGGCACTAGCGCCTGGCGCTCAAAGGCCACAATTCTTGGAAAATGAAGTGCAAAAGTTGAAGGCATTTGGGATTGAACCCGTGCAGTCTCTTTGGGAAGGAAGCAACATGACTGTTGGACCAATTGTGTCATTTGGTAACaagtatagatatatataccCATTCGGAACatattcaaaaaaatgaaaagttacaaCTTTTCATTCACATCTTTTGGCCCTCTATAAATAGACCCATTAGCTTGCGAATTTTagaatgagaaaaatagaatataGAAGGAAAGTAGGCAATtttgaaattctctctctcccaaaagttttcatttcttcaaaacttgttatTAGGATATGTTCATTCTGCAAAGAacaaatttctaatttcttggtTGAATAGCAAAATTTGAGAGTATTCGGGTCTAATTTTGTGTATGCTAACGCAGTTAGACAAATAGATTTGTTCTGGGCTTCATTGTATCTTAGAGGCAAATTTGCTTGTAACCCGTGTGCATACTGTTATTGGTGGGGGCGGATATTGTCTTAAAGAAAATGACATTCGTAACGCGCCTTGAAACAAACTTTTCTctaattattttctgttttgcagCCCCTTTGCACCAACATTAAGCAAGTAATGTAAGAAATAAGAAAGCAAGTTGAATTGTAGAATAATTAgttaaagaaagaagaatgtGAACAGAGGGAGACTTCGTAGGAAAGAAATTCCATTatgatttttgtgtattttcacTTACAAGGGGTGGCTGCTTATATACAGCAAGGGAATAACTAACTCTGGCAAGTCAGAGAATAAAGGAATATACAACTACGTAAACAAACTGTAAAGTTACACAAATGTACATGACAATTCAATTGGAGAAGGCCCTTTTGGTAATTCATATGGGACATTATTACAAGCTTGTGAGTGCACATTTTAATGCATGAGACTGCAGGTCAGATATCATCTTGGTGGTGCGAGTAGTTTCATCTTAATGATCATGAAGAATGACAGTAGAGCTATGCTGATCATGCTGCTCTAATAAGTAATCGCGATTGGCTATTTAAGCTTTTGATTTTTCTGTCAtcctttaatttcttgtaataaatcGAGTTAATTTGAACTTTCTTGTTATTGTCCAATTAGTTTGGTTGCGGAAATTTTGCTTTAATTGGAAGACAACAATTACGAAGAAACTCAGGTAGCCCCCTTCCATGACAAAGTATAGAGTCTTCCTGACATTGTAGGATGGAAATGGACCCGAAGCAATGGAAgggaaataaatattttccatttCCAGCACTTAGACACTGGTCAATAGGTTAGGTTGGAGATGGTGGAAGACCACAACATCGGTCCCTTTCACAGTGTCTGCAGTCCAAGATATTTCctccaaatagtatttttccaCGTCAAGATTTTTGACTATGATGGAATAATATCTTCTGGGCTCAGGAGTCAGGCCACCTCTTGACCAACCTCGCACCATGGAAAAACCCagaaaaatgattgtatgtgtGTGGGATGCCTTTTGTCAACACCTATTTTAATTGCATCTCTCCTTCTTTCAATTGCTATTTTGGACTTTTAATCGTGTGTGTGTgagtctgagagagagagagagagagagagagattatgttGAATTACATATTCATTTGGAATGTCGAGAGGTGTTAATTTAATGGTAAACAGATTCCCTTTCATCATGCCGGCCTTGGACAGGATGGCCGTACTctgttttttaactttttgcttaaaaaaaattgtataatcaTTCTCTCTTTAGTTTTGA encodes:
- the LOC121255964 gene encoding dnaJ homolog subfamily B member 4-like, with protein sequence MGDPPRSAMTDFYSILEIPKDICKAYKVLFTKSNPDKSPKNKIETESKSISPDEWHKVLNGETEEETTSSNDPTTPAGSSHYQNDDGTFFTRHASLFSRSSSRRSKTPTPSLRSSSHSSSRRRCTTPLSRSMSRRGSSETEIPTLLFSRNSRRTSSETEASLLGKMSYIETEKPPSLSRDTSRRGTTPIIFSQSAARRKPPPVEMKLECTLEELCEGCLKKIKITRDAITNTGMIIQEEEILKIQVKPGWKKGTKVTFEGKGDEKPGYLPADIIFVIDERDHPLFTTEGFDLEIGVEIPLVNALTGCSIPIPLLGGEKMTLSFDDIIYPGYEKVIRGQGMPNPREQGRRGDLRIKFLVEFPTELSDEQRAQASRILHDCT